A DNA window from Helianthus annuus cultivar XRQ/B chromosome 15, HanXRQr2.0-SUNRISE, whole genome shotgun sequence contains the following coding sequences:
- the LOC110910961 gene encoding uncharacterized protein LOC110910961, translating to MEALSDKCAFTDGWSKLIRDLALDSRTTFIFTMAGYETFELSVFNHETGTQMYFKKVDVVVLDDPIYGDDGFDLLFASEHKEKVITNESDVDEDVGGDIVGGSMRLSSSSDAYRSHNDPKGKSKIVFGQESVSPKVHPKVKSKFYVGDKGLPTKVERKGKSTDFVCEQNLSSHVVSQCKPKPKVSTSFTSTSHMGYRTRSKVPKLNDCMLLQEITHAENKQAKPKCKSFRSTKSTALHIGRKCSTSKKFKKIDVIEFTKKAESRLRLPTDVSSHLCLSLDNLHHVTVQNEKCELLKLGTRREKSGKGFRYGFKKWPAFLKLNYIDFSSTLFFTYVKSSQRLMLTKVVTKITNKRGRS from the exons ATGGAGGCGCTGTCCGACAAATGTGCTTTCACTGATGGATGGTCTAAGTTGATTAGGGATCTTGCATTAGATTCGCGGACTACTTTTATTTTTACAATGGCTGGATATGAGACTTTTGAGTTGTCCGTTTTTAATCATGAAACTGGTACTCAAATGTATTTCAAGAAGGTTGACGTTGTTGTGTTGGATGATCCTATTTACGGAGATGATGGATTTGATTTACTGTTTGCG TCGGAACACAAAGAGAAGGTGATTACCAACGAAAGTGATGTTgatgaagatgttggtggtgatATAGTTGGTGGATCTATGCGCCTTTCATCTTCCTCTGATGCCTATCGGTCTCAT AATGACCCAAAAGGGAAGTCAAAGATTGTATTTGGTCAGGAGAGTGTATCTCCAAAG GTTCATCCTAAGGTCAAATCAAAGTTTTATGTTGGAGATAAAGGGCTTCCGACAAAG gTTGAACGAAAAGGAAAATCAACTGATTTTGTTTGTGAGCAAAATTTGTCTTCTCACGTTGTCTCTCAA tgtAAACCAAAGCCTAAGGTAtccacatccttcacatcaacttCTCATATGGGTTATCGTACACGTTCTAAGGTTCCCAAACTTAATGATTGTATGCTTCTTCAGGAAATCACTCACGCTGAAAACAAACAA GCTAAACCAAAGTGTAAGTCATTCAGATCCACCAAATCTACCGCCCTTCATATTGGCCGTAAATGCTCTACATCAAAAAAGTTCAAAAAAATTGATGTAATTGAATTCACCAAGAAAGCCGAAAGCAGACTG CGTTTACCGACTGATGTTTCAAGCCATCTGTGTCTTTCTCTTGACAACTTGCACCATGTTACAGTTCAGAACGAAAAATGTGAACTCCTTAAGTTGGGCACAAGACGCGAGAAGTCTGGGAAGGGTTTCAGGTATGGTTTTAAAAAGTGGCCAGCTTTCTTGAAATTGAATTACATCGACTTCAGCTCTACTCTTTTCTTTACGTACGTCAAGTCTTCTCAGCGTTTGATGTTGACCAAAGTCGTAACCAAGATCACAAATAAAAGAGGCCGTTCGTGA